From a single Brassica napus cultivar Da-Ae chromosome C9, Da-Ae, whole genome shotgun sequence genomic region:
- the LOC106386768 gene encoding autophagy-related protein 18h-like isoform X3 — MKSSSTKAKININNGVNHQTTNGFLPNSLKFISSCIKTASSGVRSASASVAASLSPDSQEPNDQQVLWSSFDRLHTSESCFKNVLLLGYANGFQVVDIDDATNVSELVSRRDDPVTFLQMQPLPPRCGGVQGFRSSHPILLAVADESNGSVRNVYDDPLALSPTVVRFYSLRSHNYVHVLRFRSSVYMVRCSPRIVAVGLGSQIYCFDALTLENKFSVLSYPVPQLGNQGISEVNIGYGPMSVGPRWLAYASNSPFSSSIGRLSPQNVTPGVSPSTSPSGGNLVARYAVESSKHLAAGLLSLGDKGYKTISKYCQDLKHDGPSSSLSSSPGWKVGRAASSAESDVAGTVIVKHFESRATIAHFRAHTSPISALCFDPSGTLLVTASIHGNNINVFRIMPSKNGQTYDWSSAHVPLYKLHRGMTSAVIQDICFSSYSQWIAIVSSKGTCHIYVLSPFGGENVLEIRNSHVDGPTLAPTLSLPWWSSPSFMTTQFLSPPPASVTLSVVTRIKCNNFFHAASSVVGKQTSFPSGCLAAVFHQSVQSSTHALDYLLVYTPSGHVVQYKLVPSLGGDQPESNSRIGGVAEEELRVKVEPLQCWDVCRKTNWPEREENICGLTFDGRKISEDVARPLHVYLANAEVMINSGRKPIWQNSEISFYPMLNDGKKMNLHHHHGGGEIEIEKVSANEVDIRRKDLLPVFDHFHSVYSSMRRGFYVERDSDSSSSSDPPGQVKGMAYTESEERSGSITFKQPVVSISSAVKDSDYTIDDAHMLLKNASLPAETTIENSSGTSGDSNVSFNRSDLSLNAEGEESEEGAIDGSPDFQLFFEETAKEAEDKDDPSDQRKLDDDNDDDGDDDDDMLGGVFAFSEEG, encoded by the exons ATGAAGAGCAGCAGCACCAAGGCCAAAATCAACATCAACAACGGAGTTAATCACCAGACGACCAATGGCTTTCTGCCTAATTCGCTAAAATTTATCTCTTCCTGTATCAAAACCGCTTCCTCCGGCGTACGCTCAGCTAGCGCTTCCGTCGCTGCTTCTCTCTCGCCCGATTCTCAGGAGCCTAACGATCAG CAGGTGTTGTGGTCATCCTTTGATAGATTACACACGAGTGAATCTTGTTTCAAGAACGTTCTTCTACTCGGTTACGCCAACGGGTTCCAAGTCGTTGATATCGATGATGCAACCAATGTCAGTGAGCTTGTGTCGAGGCGGGATGACCCCGTTACGTTTCTTCAGATGCAGCCTTTGCCTCCTAGATGTGGAGGAGTCCAAGGGTTCAGATCATCGCATCCTATACTTTTAGCAGTTGCTGATGAATCCAATGGCTCAGTTAGAAATGTTTATGATGATCCTCTTGCACTCTCCCCCACGGTTGTGCGGTTCTATTCACTTAGATCTCACAACTACGTTCATGTTTTGAGATTCCGTTCTTCTGTTTATATGGTCAGATGCAGTCCCAGGATTGTAGCTGTTGGCCTTGGTTCACAG ATTTACTGTTTTGATGCGCTTACACTGGAAAACAAATTCAGCGTGCTCTCGTATCCGGTTCCTCAGCTTGGAAACCAAGGGATATCTGAGGTCAATATCGGATACGGTCCGATGTCTGTGGGACCGAGATGGTTAGCTTATGCTTCCAACAGTCCTTTTTCATCTAGTATAGGTCGCCTGAGCCCTCAGAATGTTACACCTGGCGTCAGTCCTTCTACGTCGCCGAGTGGCGGTAATCTAGTGGCAAGGTACGCAGTGGAATCTAGTAAGCATCTGGCAGCGGGTTTACTCAGTTTGGGTGATAAGGGTTACAAGACTATATCTAAATACTGTCAAGATCTCAAGCATGACGGTCCTAGTTCTTCTCTTTCGTCCAGTCCTGGCTGGAAAGTTGGTCGGGCTGCATCTTCAGCTGAGTCAGATGTTGCCGGAACG GTTATTGTCAAGCATTTTGAATCTCGAGCCACTATAGCACACTTCAGGGCTCACACTAGTCCAATATCGGCGCTTTGTTTCGACCCAAGTGGCACTCTATTAGTAACGGCCTCGATCCACGGTAACAATATTAACGTTTTCCGGATTATGCCTTCAAAGAATGGTCAAACCTATGATTGGAGCTCCGCACATGTGCCTCTTTACAAACTACATCGTGGCATGACATCAGCT GTAATACAAGATATTTGCTTTAGCAGCTACAGTCAATGGATTGCTATTGTGTCATCTAAGGGAACCTgccatatttatgttttatccCCTTTCGGTGGAGAAAATGTTCTTGAGATACGGAACTCTCACGTCGATGGACCAACGCTTGCTCCAACCTTGTCCCTGCCATGGTGGTCGAGTCCATCGTTTATGACCACCCAGTTTTTGTCTCCACCGCCAGCATCGGTAACTCTTTCTGTTGTTACCCGAATCAAATGCAACAATTTCTTCCATGCTGCAAGTTCCGTTGTGGGAAAACAAACGTCCTTCCCTTCTGGCTGTCTCGCTGCTGTTTTCCATCAATCCGTGCAGTCGTCAACTCATGCCTTGGACTATCTACTGGTTTACACTCCATCCGGTCATGTAGTTCAGTACAAACTTGTTCCATCTCTTGGAGGAGACCAGCCTGAGAGCAATTCTCGAATTGGAGGAGTAGCTGAAGAGGAACTGAGAGTGAAAGTCGAACCTCTTCAGTGTTGGGATGTCTGCCGGAAAACAAATTGGCCTGAGAGAGAGGAGAACATATGTGGACTTACTTTCGATGGACGGAAAATTAGTGAAGATGTAGCGAGGCCTCTGCACGTTTATCTTGCTAATGCAGAGGTGATGATAAACTCCGGAAGAAAACCAATCTGGCAAAACTCAGAG ATATCTTTCTATCCGATGTTAAATGATGGAAAGAAGATGAATTTGCATCATCATCATGGAGGCGGGGAGATCGAAATCGAGAAAGTATCTGCAAATGAGGTTGATATCAGAAGGAAGGATCTGCTTCCGGTGTTTGATCATTTTCACAGTGTGTATTCTAGTATGCGCAGAGGATTTTATGTGGAAAGAGAttcagattcttcttcttcttctgatcctCCTGGACAAGTTAAAG GTATGGCTTACACCGAGAGTGAGGAAAGAAGTGGAAGTATAACATTCAAACAACCCGTGGTTTCGATTTCTTCTGCTGTGAAAGACAGCGACTATACTATAGACGATGCTCATATGTTGCTAAAGAACGCCTCCCTGCCCGCTGAAACAACTATTGAAAACAGCAGCGGGACAAGTGGAGATTCAAATGTAAGTTTTAACCGTTCTGATCTGAGCTTGAATGCAGAAGGAGAGGAAAGTGAGGAGGGAGCCATTGATGGCTCCCCAGATTTTCAGCTGTTTTTCGAGGAAACTGCTAAAGAAGCAGAGGACAAggatgatccatctgatcaaAGAAAACtagatgatgataatgatgatgatggtgacgACGATGATGACATGCTTGGTGGTGTTTTCGCTTTCTCTGAAGAAG GTTGA
- the LOC106386768 gene encoding autophagy-related protein 18h-like isoform X1 gives MKSSSTKAKININNGVNHQTTNGFLPNSLKFISSCIKTASSGVRSASASVAASLSPDSQEPNDQQVLWSSFDRLHTSESCFKNVLLLGYANGFQVVDIDDATNVSELVSRRDDPVTFLQMQPLPPRCGGVQGFRSSHPILLAVADESNGSVRNVYDDPLALSPTVVRFYSLRSHNYVHVLRFRSSVYMVRCSPRIVAVGLGSQIYCFDALTLENKFSVLSYPVPQLGNQGISEVNIGYGPMSVGPRWLAYASNSPFSSSIGRLSPQNVTPGVSPSTSPSGGNLVARYAVESSKHLAAGLLSLGDKGYKTISKYCQDLKHDGPSSSLSSSPGWKVGRAASSAESDVAGTVIVKHFESRATIAHFRAHTSPISALCFDPSGTLLVTASIHGNNINVFRIMPSKNGQTYDWSSAHVPLYKLHRGMTSAVIQDICFSSYSQWIAIVSSKGTCHIYVLSPFGGENVLEIRNSHVDGPTLAPTLSLPWWSSPSFMTTQFLSPPPASVTLSVVTRIKCNNFFHAASSVVGKQTSFPSGCLAAVFHQSVQSSTHALDYLLVYTPSGHVVQYKLVPSLGGDQPESNSRIGGVAEEELRVKVEPLQCWDVCRKTNWPEREENICGLTFDGRKISEDVARPLHVYLANAEVMINSGRKPIWQNSEISFYPMLNDGKKMNLHHHHGGGEIEIEKVSANEVDIRRKDLLPVFDHFHSVYSSMRRGFYVERDSDSSSSSDPPGQVKAGMAYTESEERSGSITFKQPVVSISSAVKDSDYTIDDAHMLLKNASLPAETTIENSSGTSGDSNVSFNRSDLSLNAEGEESEEGAIDGSPDFQLFFEETAKEAEDKDDPSDQRKLDDDNDDDGDDDDDMLGGVFAFSEEG, from the exons ATGAAGAGCAGCAGCACCAAGGCCAAAATCAACATCAACAACGGAGTTAATCACCAGACGACCAATGGCTTTCTGCCTAATTCGCTAAAATTTATCTCTTCCTGTATCAAAACCGCTTCCTCCGGCGTACGCTCAGCTAGCGCTTCCGTCGCTGCTTCTCTCTCGCCCGATTCTCAGGAGCCTAACGATCAG CAGGTGTTGTGGTCATCCTTTGATAGATTACACACGAGTGAATCTTGTTTCAAGAACGTTCTTCTACTCGGTTACGCCAACGGGTTCCAAGTCGTTGATATCGATGATGCAACCAATGTCAGTGAGCTTGTGTCGAGGCGGGATGACCCCGTTACGTTTCTTCAGATGCAGCCTTTGCCTCCTAGATGTGGAGGAGTCCAAGGGTTCAGATCATCGCATCCTATACTTTTAGCAGTTGCTGATGAATCCAATGGCTCAGTTAGAAATGTTTATGATGATCCTCTTGCACTCTCCCCCACGGTTGTGCGGTTCTATTCACTTAGATCTCACAACTACGTTCATGTTTTGAGATTCCGTTCTTCTGTTTATATGGTCAGATGCAGTCCCAGGATTGTAGCTGTTGGCCTTGGTTCACAG ATTTACTGTTTTGATGCGCTTACACTGGAAAACAAATTCAGCGTGCTCTCGTATCCGGTTCCTCAGCTTGGAAACCAAGGGATATCTGAGGTCAATATCGGATACGGTCCGATGTCTGTGGGACCGAGATGGTTAGCTTATGCTTCCAACAGTCCTTTTTCATCTAGTATAGGTCGCCTGAGCCCTCAGAATGTTACACCTGGCGTCAGTCCTTCTACGTCGCCGAGTGGCGGTAATCTAGTGGCAAGGTACGCAGTGGAATCTAGTAAGCATCTGGCAGCGGGTTTACTCAGTTTGGGTGATAAGGGTTACAAGACTATATCTAAATACTGTCAAGATCTCAAGCATGACGGTCCTAGTTCTTCTCTTTCGTCCAGTCCTGGCTGGAAAGTTGGTCGGGCTGCATCTTCAGCTGAGTCAGATGTTGCCGGAACG GTTATTGTCAAGCATTTTGAATCTCGAGCCACTATAGCACACTTCAGGGCTCACACTAGTCCAATATCGGCGCTTTGTTTCGACCCAAGTGGCACTCTATTAGTAACGGCCTCGATCCACGGTAACAATATTAACGTTTTCCGGATTATGCCTTCAAAGAATGGTCAAACCTATGATTGGAGCTCCGCACATGTGCCTCTTTACAAACTACATCGTGGCATGACATCAGCT GTAATACAAGATATTTGCTTTAGCAGCTACAGTCAATGGATTGCTATTGTGTCATCTAAGGGAACCTgccatatttatgttttatccCCTTTCGGTGGAGAAAATGTTCTTGAGATACGGAACTCTCACGTCGATGGACCAACGCTTGCTCCAACCTTGTCCCTGCCATGGTGGTCGAGTCCATCGTTTATGACCACCCAGTTTTTGTCTCCACCGCCAGCATCGGTAACTCTTTCTGTTGTTACCCGAATCAAATGCAACAATTTCTTCCATGCTGCAAGTTCCGTTGTGGGAAAACAAACGTCCTTCCCTTCTGGCTGTCTCGCTGCTGTTTTCCATCAATCCGTGCAGTCGTCAACTCATGCCTTGGACTATCTACTGGTTTACACTCCATCCGGTCATGTAGTTCAGTACAAACTTGTTCCATCTCTTGGAGGAGACCAGCCTGAGAGCAATTCTCGAATTGGAGGAGTAGCTGAAGAGGAACTGAGAGTGAAAGTCGAACCTCTTCAGTGTTGGGATGTCTGCCGGAAAACAAATTGGCCTGAGAGAGAGGAGAACATATGTGGACTTACTTTCGATGGACGGAAAATTAGTGAAGATGTAGCGAGGCCTCTGCACGTTTATCTTGCTAATGCAGAGGTGATGATAAACTCCGGAAGAAAACCAATCTGGCAAAACTCAGAG ATATCTTTCTATCCGATGTTAAATGATGGAAAGAAGATGAATTTGCATCATCATCATGGAGGCGGGGAGATCGAAATCGAGAAAGTATCTGCAAATGAGGTTGATATCAGAAGGAAGGATCTGCTTCCGGTGTTTGATCATTTTCACAGTGTGTATTCTAGTATGCGCAGAGGATTTTATGTGGAAAGAGAttcagattcttcttcttcttctgatcctCCTGGACAAGTTAAAG CAGGTATGGCTTACACCGAGAGTGAGGAAAGAAGTGGAAGTATAACATTCAAACAACCCGTGGTTTCGATTTCTTCTGCTGTGAAAGACAGCGACTATACTATAGACGATGCTCATATGTTGCTAAAGAACGCCTCCCTGCCCGCTGAAACAACTATTGAAAACAGCAGCGGGACAAGTGGAGATTCAAATGTAAGTTTTAACCGTTCTGATCTGAGCTTGAATGCAGAAGGAGAGGAAAGTGAGGAGGGAGCCATTGATGGCTCCCCAGATTTTCAGCTGTTTTTCGAGGAAACTGCTAAAGAAGCAGAGGACAAggatgatccatctgatcaaAGAAAACtagatgatgataatgatgatgatggtgacgACGATGATGACATGCTTGGTGGTGTTTTCGCTTTCTCTGAAGAAG GTTGA
- the LOC106386768 gene encoding autophagy-related protein 18h-like isoform X2, protein MKSSSTKAKININNGVNHQTTNGFLPNSLKFISSCIKTASSGVRSASASVAASLSPDSQEPNDQVLWSSFDRLHTSESCFKNVLLLGYANGFQVVDIDDATNVSELVSRRDDPVTFLQMQPLPPRCGGVQGFRSSHPILLAVADESNGSVRNVYDDPLALSPTVVRFYSLRSHNYVHVLRFRSSVYMVRCSPRIVAVGLGSQIYCFDALTLENKFSVLSYPVPQLGNQGISEVNIGYGPMSVGPRWLAYASNSPFSSSIGRLSPQNVTPGVSPSTSPSGGNLVARYAVESSKHLAAGLLSLGDKGYKTISKYCQDLKHDGPSSSLSSSPGWKVGRAASSAESDVAGTVIVKHFESRATIAHFRAHTSPISALCFDPSGTLLVTASIHGNNINVFRIMPSKNGQTYDWSSAHVPLYKLHRGMTSAVIQDICFSSYSQWIAIVSSKGTCHIYVLSPFGGENVLEIRNSHVDGPTLAPTLSLPWWSSPSFMTTQFLSPPPASVTLSVVTRIKCNNFFHAASSVVGKQTSFPSGCLAAVFHQSVQSSTHALDYLLVYTPSGHVVQYKLVPSLGGDQPESNSRIGGVAEEELRVKVEPLQCWDVCRKTNWPEREENICGLTFDGRKISEDVARPLHVYLANAEVMINSGRKPIWQNSEISFYPMLNDGKKMNLHHHHGGGEIEIEKVSANEVDIRRKDLLPVFDHFHSVYSSMRRGFYVERDSDSSSSSDPPGQVKAGMAYTESEERSGSITFKQPVVSISSAVKDSDYTIDDAHMLLKNASLPAETTIENSSGTSGDSNVSFNRSDLSLNAEGEESEEGAIDGSPDFQLFFEETAKEAEDKDDPSDQRKLDDDNDDDGDDDDDMLGGVFAFSEEG, encoded by the exons ATGAAGAGCAGCAGCACCAAGGCCAAAATCAACATCAACAACGGAGTTAATCACCAGACGACCAATGGCTTTCTGCCTAATTCGCTAAAATTTATCTCTTCCTGTATCAAAACCGCTTCCTCCGGCGTACGCTCAGCTAGCGCTTCCGTCGCTGCTTCTCTCTCGCCCGATTCTCAGGAGCCTAACGATCAG GTGTTGTGGTCATCCTTTGATAGATTACACACGAGTGAATCTTGTTTCAAGAACGTTCTTCTACTCGGTTACGCCAACGGGTTCCAAGTCGTTGATATCGATGATGCAACCAATGTCAGTGAGCTTGTGTCGAGGCGGGATGACCCCGTTACGTTTCTTCAGATGCAGCCTTTGCCTCCTAGATGTGGAGGAGTCCAAGGGTTCAGATCATCGCATCCTATACTTTTAGCAGTTGCTGATGAATCCAATGGCTCAGTTAGAAATGTTTATGATGATCCTCTTGCACTCTCCCCCACGGTTGTGCGGTTCTATTCACTTAGATCTCACAACTACGTTCATGTTTTGAGATTCCGTTCTTCTGTTTATATGGTCAGATGCAGTCCCAGGATTGTAGCTGTTGGCCTTGGTTCACAG ATTTACTGTTTTGATGCGCTTACACTGGAAAACAAATTCAGCGTGCTCTCGTATCCGGTTCCTCAGCTTGGAAACCAAGGGATATCTGAGGTCAATATCGGATACGGTCCGATGTCTGTGGGACCGAGATGGTTAGCTTATGCTTCCAACAGTCCTTTTTCATCTAGTATAGGTCGCCTGAGCCCTCAGAATGTTACACCTGGCGTCAGTCCTTCTACGTCGCCGAGTGGCGGTAATCTAGTGGCAAGGTACGCAGTGGAATCTAGTAAGCATCTGGCAGCGGGTTTACTCAGTTTGGGTGATAAGGGTTACAAGACTATATCTAAATACTGTCAAGATCTCAAGCATGACGGTCCTAGTTCTTCTCTTTCGTCCAGTCCTGGCTGGAAAGTTGGTCGGGCTGCATCTTCAGCTGAGTCAGATGTTGCCGGAACG GTTATTGTCAAGCATTTTGAATCTCGAGCCACTATAGCACACTTCAGGGCTCACACTAGTCCAATATCGGCGCTTTGTTTCGACCCAAGTGGCACTCTATTAGTAACGGCCTCGATCCACGGTAACAATATTAACGTTTTCCGGATTATGCCTTCAAAGAATGGTCAAACCTATGATTGGAGCTCCGCACATGTGCCTCTTTACAAACTACATCGTGGCATGACATCAGCT GTAATACAAGATATTTGCTTTAGCAGCTACAGTCAATGGATTGCTATTGTGTCATCTAAGGGAACCTgccatatttatgttttatccCCTTTCGGTGGAGAAAATGTTCTTGAGATACGGAACTCTCACGTCGATGGACCAACGCTTGCTCCAACCTTGTCCCTGCCATGGTGGTCGAGTCCATCGTTTATGACCACCCAGTTTTTGTCTCCACCGCCAGCATCGGTAACTCTTTCTGTTGTTACCCGAATCAAATGCAACAATTTCTTCCATGCTGCAAGTTCCGTTGTGGGAAAACAAACGTCCTTCCCTTCTGGCTGTCTCGCTGCTGTTTTCCATCAATCCGTGCAGTCGTCAACTCATGCCTTGGACTATCTACTGGTTTACACTCCATCCGGTCATGTAGTTCAGTACAAACTTGTTCCATCTCTTGGAGGAGACCAGCCTGAGAGCAATTCTCGAATTGGAGGAGTAGCTGAAGAGGAACTGAGAGTGAAAGTCGAACCTCTTCAGTGTTGGGATGTCTGCCGGAAAACAAATTGGCCTGAGAGAGAGGAGAACATATGTGGACTTACTTTCGATGGACGGAAAATTAGTGAAGATGTAGCGAGGCCTCTGCACGTTTATCTTGCTAATGCAGAGGTGATGATAAACTCCGGAAGAAAACCAATCTGGCAAAACTCAGAG ATATCTTTCTATCCGATGTTAAATGATGGAAAGAAGATGAATTTGCATCATCATCATGGAGGCGGGGAGATCGAAATCGAGAAAGTATCTGCAAATGAGGTTGATATCAGAAGGAAGGATCTGCTTCCGGTGTTTGATCATTTTCACAGTGTGTATTCTAGTATGCGCAGAGGATTTTATGTGGAAAGAGAttcagattcttcttcttcttctgatcctCCTGGACAAGTTAAAG CAGGTATGGCTTACACCGAGAGTGAGGAAAGAAGTGGAAGTATAACATTCAAACAACCCGTGGTTTCGATTTCTTCTGCTGTGAAAGACAGCGACTATACTATAGACGATGCTCATATGTTGCTAAAGAACGCCTCCCTGCCCGCTGAAACAACTATTGAAAACAGCAGCGGGACAAGTGGAGATTCAAATGTAAGTTTTAACCGTTCTGATCTGAGCTTGAATGCAGAAGGAGAGGAAAGTGAGGAGGGAGCCATTGATGGCTCCCCAGATTTTCAGCTGTTTTTCGAGGAAACTGCTAAAGAAGCAGAGGACAAggatgatccatctgatcaaAGAAAACtagatgatgataatgatgatgatggtgacgACGATGATGACATGCTTGGTGGTGTTTTCGCTTTCTCTGAAGAAG GTTGA
- the LOC106386768 gene encoding autophagy-related protein 18h-like isoform X4 — protein sequence MKSSSTKAKININNGVNHQTTNGFLPNSLKFISSCIKTASSGVRSASASVAASLSPDSQEPNDQVLWSSFDRLHTSESCFKNVLLLGYANGFQVVDIDDATNVSELVSRRDDPVTFLQMQPLPPRCGGVQGFRSSHPILLAVADESNGSVRNVYDDPLALSPTVVRFYSLRSHNYVHVLRFRSSVYMVRCSPRIVAVGLGSQIYCFDALTLENKFSVLSYPVPQLGNQGISEVNIGYGPMSVGPRWLAYASNSPFSSSIGRLSPQNVTPGVSPSTSPSGGNLVARYAVESSKHLAAGLLSLGDKGYKTISKYCQDLKHDGPSSSLSSSPGWKVGRAASSAESDVAGTVIVKHFESRATIAHFRAHTSPISALCFDPSGTLLVTASIHGNNINVFRIMPSKNGQTYDWSSAHVPLYKLHRGMTSAVIQDICFSSYSQWIAIVSSKGTCHIYVLSPFGGENVLEIRNSHVDGPTLAPTLSLPWWSSPSFMTTQFLSPPPASVTLSVVTRIKCNNFFHAASSVVGKQTSFPSGCLAAVFHQSVQSSTHALDYLLVYTPSGHVVQYKLVPSLGGDQPESNSRIGGVAEEELRVKVEPLQCWDVCRKTNWPEREENICGLTFDGRKISEDVARPLHVYLANAEVMINSGRKPIWQNSEISFYPMLNDGKKMNLHHHHGGGEIEIEKVSANEVDIRRKDLLPVFDHFHSVYSSMRRGFYVERDSDSSSSSDPPGQVKGMAYTESEERSGSITFKQPVVSISSAVKDSDYTIDDAHMLLKNASLPAETTIENSSGTSGDSNVSFNRSDLSLNAEGEESEEGAIDGSPDFQLFFEETAKEAEDKDDPSDQRKLDDDNDDDGDDDDDMLGGVFAFSEEG from the exons ATGAAGAGCAGCAGCACCAAGGCCAAAATCAACATCAACAACGGAGTTAATCACCAGACGACCAATGGCTTTCTGCCTAATTCGCTAAAATTTATCTCTTCCTGTATCAAAACCGCTTCCTCCGGCGTACGCTCAGCTAGCGCTTCCGTCGCTGCTTCTCTCTCGCCCGATTCTCAGGAGCCTAACGATCAG GTGTTGTGGTCATCCTTTGATAGATTACACACGAGTGAATCTTGTTTCAAGAACGTTCTTCTACTCGGTTACGCCAACGGGTTCCAAGTCGTTGATATCGATGATGCAACCAATGTCAGTGAGCTTGTGTCGAGGCGGGATGACCCCGTTACGTTTCTTCAGATGCAGCCTTTGCCTCCTAGATGTGGAGGAGTCCAAGGGTTCAGATCATCGCATCCTATACTTTTAGCAGTTGCTGATGAATCCAATGGCTCAGTTAGAAATGTTTATGATGATCCTCTTGCACTCTCCCCCACGGTTGTGCGGTTCTATTCACTTAGATCTCACAACTACGTTCATGTTTTGAGATTCCGTTCTTCTGTTTATATGGTCAGATGCAGTCCCAGGATTGTAGCTGTTGGCCTTGGTTCACAG ATTTACTGTTTTGATGCGCTTACACTGGAAAACAAATTCAGCGTGCTCTCGTATCCGGTTCCTCAGCTTGGAAACCAAGGGATATCTGAGGTCAATATCGGATACGGTCCGATGTCTGTGGGACCGAGATGGTTAGCTTATGCTTCCAACAGTCCTTTTTCATCTAGTATAGGTCGCCTGAGCCCTCAGAATGTTACACCTGGCGTCAGTCCTTCTACGTCGCCGAGTGGCGGTAATCTAGTGGCAAGGTACGCAGTGGAATCTAGTAAGCATCTGGCAGCGGGTTTACTCAGTTTGGGTGATAAGGGTTACAAGACTATATCTAAATACTGTCAAGATCTCAAGCATGACGGTCCTAGTTCTTCTCTTTCGTCCAGTCCTGGCTGGAAAGTTGGTCGGGCTGCATCTTCAGCTGAGTCAGATGTTGCCGGAACG GTTATTGTCAAGCATTTTGAATCTCGAGCCACTATAGCACACTTCAGGGCTCACACTAGTCCAATATCGGCGCTTTGTTTCGACCCAAGTGGCACTCTATTAGTAACGGCCTCGATCCACGGTAACAATATTAACGTTTTCCGGATTATGCCTTCAAAGAATGGTCAAACCTATGATTGGAGCTCCGCACATGTGCCTCTTTACAAACTACATCGTGGCATGACATCAGCT GTAATACAAGATATTTGCTTTAGCAGCTACAGTCAATGGATTGCTATTGTGTCATCTAAGGGAACCTgccatatttatgttttatccCCTTTCGGTGGAGAAAATGTTCTTGAGATACGGAACTCTCACGTCGATGGACCAACGCTTGCTCCAACCTTGTCCCTGCCATGGTGGTCGAGTCCATCGTTTATGACCACCCAGTTTTTGTCTCCACCGCCAGCATCGGTAACTCTTTCTGTTGTTACCCGAATCAAATGCAACAATTTCTTCCATGCTGCAAGTTCCGTTGTGGGAAAACAAACGTCCTTCCCTTCTGGCTGTCTCGCTGCTGTTTTCCATCAATCCGTGCAGTCGTCAACTCATGCCTTGGACTATCTACTGGTTTACACTCCATCCGGTCATGTAGTTCAGTACAAACTTGTTCCATCTCTTGGAGGAGACCAGCCTGAGAGCAATTCTCGAATTGGAGGAGTAGCTGAAGAGGAACTGAGAGTGAAAGTCGAACCTCTTCAGTGTTGGGATGTCTGCCGGAAAACAAATTGGCCTGAGAGAGAGGAGAACATATGTGGACTTACTTTCGATGGACGGAAAATTAGTGAAGATGTAGCGAGGCCTCTGCACGTTTATCTTGCTAATGCAGAGGTGATGATAAACTCCGGAAGAAAACCAATCTGGCAAAACTCAGAG ATATCTTTCTATCCGATGTTAAATGATGGAAAGAAGATGAATTTGCATCATCATCATGGAGGCGGGGAGATCGAAATCGAGAAAGTATCTGCAAATGAGGTTGATATCAGAAGGAAGGATCTGCTTCCGGTGTTTGATCATTTTCACAGTGTGTATTCTAGTATGCGCAGAGGATTTTATGTGGAAAGAGAttcagattcttcttcttcttctgatcctCCTGGACAAGTTAAAG GTATGGCTTACACCGAGAGTGAGGAAAGAAGTGGAAGTATAACATTCAAACAACCCGTGGTTTCGATTTCTTCTGCTGTGAAAGACAGCGACTATACTATAGACGATGCTCATATGTTGCTAAAGAACGCCTCCCTGCCCGCTGAAACAACTATTGAAAACAGCAGCGGGACAAGTGGAGATTCAAATGTAAGTTTTAACCGTTCTGATCTGAGCTTGAATGCAGAAGGAGAGGAAAGTGAGGAGGGAGCCATTGATGGCTCCCCAGATTTTCAGCTGTTTTTCGAGGAAACTGCTAAAGAAGCAGAGGACAAggatgatccatctgatcaaAGAAAACtagatgatgataatgatgatgatggtgacgACGATGATGACATGCTTGGTGGTGTTTTCGCTTTCTCTGAAGAAG GTTGA